Sequence from the Maribellus comscasis genome:
TCCCTCGCTTTGGCTATTGGCTAGTGTGATTTCTTCTTCCTCCGCTTTGGTTCCCCCTCCCAGCACATAAAAAATCAGGACAACAAAAGGAATTAAGGCCAGCGGCAGGATAAACAGCGCTTTATTTCTTTTCAGGTACTGTTTCATTGATGTATTGTTTTAATTGGTTTTCAAAGGAATCCACTGGCATTTCAAAGGCTGAGTGGACTGCCGGTGCAGTTGCATCGACAACCGGTCCCGCCAGCGGTGTTTCTATTTTATGCTGTTTTACCTTGTTTGCCGGAAACCAGATAAAGGAGATAGCAAACAGGGCAAACATAAAAGCGGTAATTATGATCCACTTGCTTTTTCTTGCCAGTGGGTCCAAAGACTCGTCTTTTTCGTCCATACCATTTACCCAGCGGGTAAAACGACTATGATCTTTGGGATTTGGAATGTTCTTTTTGTTATTCATTTTTATATTAGTTAAAAGGATTTTCTTTTAATGGTTTCCAGGTCCTGGTTCTCATCAATCCGCCAGTTTTCCATCAGAAAACCATGTGGATTATTGTCTGTTCGGGAGATGTTTCGTAAGTATCCTGAAGTTCGGAGGCTCCGGATTGTGATATTGGATTTTCTCACGATCTTTTGCTTTCCAATAAAGGTGAAACGATAGGGATAAGAGGAAAAATCCAGCTTTATGGAATCCGTCTGCAGCGTCGTACTAATGTCCGAAGCAATCACCTGATTATACAGGTTATTCTCTTTAAAAGCCTCGTATTGTTCCATAGCGCTCCGGTCTGCCAGATAAAGCGCTTCCCGAACATTATTCTCAATATAGGTCTTGTCCGGCTCCAACGTGAAAAACAGTTCATGAAAACGCTTTACATGATCCCTGGCTTCGGCATCCCTGTTTTCGCTGATATCTTCGCGAAGCGCTACCAGCAATGATTTTCCATTGTCCAGTACATAGATTTTCTGTTTGGAAAGCTCCACCAGTTGAACAGATTCATGAAAAATATAACTGCTTACTACCATCAAAGAGAGGCTGACCAGTACCAACACGTACACGATAAAGCGAAACTTTCGTTGTATATCAAATTGTTTATGCATTTCTGTTTGTAATGAGATTTTAGTAGTGAGTATTGAGATAATGGTCACTTCATTGCTCCTTTGGTAATCGCCATCACTGCCGCTGTTCGCACTATTCTCCCTCCCCCGGAGTTGGTTCCCGAGGCCTGTACAATCCAGGAAGCAATTTTTGGTACCATTACCATCCCGATAATACCACACACGGGTACAATCAGGTTGGAAACAAAGAACATTTTTGGCTGGTAGATCAGCATCGAATTAATCTGAGTGATCTCCATTTCCAGCACATAAATGAGGATTTCCTGAACAATGGAAAGAATCAGCAGGGCAATGGGCAGGTAAAGGTTCACATTGACAAAACGGGCAATCCATTGCAGGTAGTTGTCCTGAAACCCGTCAAAGATGGACAGGGCAAATGCCAGCGGCCCAAAAATCACCAGCAGCACACAGAACACCGTTCGCAGAAAGGCAATCAAGTAAACCAGCACTTCAAAAAAGGATTCCAGCAACTGACGTGTGGCATCCATCATATAAAAGTTAATCTGGTTCTGAATGGCCCTTCCGCTGATGATATTGTACGTGGTCAGGATCAGGTTCACCCCTTTGTCCCAGAGATCGGCTTCTTTTTCCTCGTTCTCATAGAATAAGGGCAGGTCTGTGGAAAGGATGGCCTGTTGTTTGTCTTCCAGTCGCTCCTGAACAATGTGTTTTTTATCCGCATACACGGCTTCTGACAGCTTTGTCAGTCCTTTAGTGGGCGCCATCAACAGGTTGACAAATGGCCCCCAGAAAGTAATCACCAGTACCAGGGCAAAGGGTCGTAATAGTGGCAGAATGGATACCGGGTTATCTGCAATCAGCTGTTCATAGATCCTTTTGGAGATATATAAAAAAGCTGCGATCCCGCCAATGGCCCGTGCCATATCCACCAATATCCGCGCATGGCCGATTCCTGAATCCACCAGCGTATCAGTGAATGTAAAAAAATCATTGGTTGTAAGTACCTGAAGTAGCATCATCGTGGTTTTACCGGGTTAAAAAGGAATAGCTCTGTGGCTGGTTACTATAACTATTGAAATAGTGAAGTTTACCGTGGGAGTAATCCACTTCACCCTGTAGTTTATTCAGATCATAACTGATCCCCGAAAAGGCTTCCAGTTTGCTGCCATGATCGGTCTGGAAAAGGTTCACCATCAAAAACTGCATCAACAGCTGGTCAGCTTCCTTTTCATAAATTGCATGGATTTGCTCCGAGTTTTCCAGCGTACCCAGCCTGTTGACTTTCTGATAGAGCTTTATGAATCCGGCTGCCAGGTTGTAGATATCACTCAGTTCGTCCGAACGGGCATCAAAAAGCTGATCACTGATCTTTTGTGAATAGTCTGTATTGACTTTGATTTGCTCCGTTTCTTCCATCCTTCCTTTCACCTGGCTTCGTTCCAGCGCTTTGGCTAAAATCCGCAACAGGCCGTTTTTTAGCTCTCCGGCAATCTCTCCCCCGTCGGTAACAGGAACTGATACAACATCGTAATAATAGTGCGTTGGCCACGCGCGTATAAATACATGCGGAATTGGAATCAGTCCTGTTGTGAAAGAAATAAAAGTCAGCGGGTAGGTTCCTTCCATATCCGGATAGGTTCCGTTCCAGGGTTTAATATCGATCAGCTGTGCTTGGGATGATTGCGTTGAAGCAATTACCAGCGCAATTATAATTGCTGCTTTCAGAATTCGTTTCATGCTATTTAATCTTTCCGGTTTTCGTTATTTATAAAGGCTGTAATACATGGCAAAACCTTCCAGCGTGTTATCATTCCGGCTTTTCATATAGGAAGCATACATGATTTTGTTATGCAGGTAGCAGATTGTCCCGTAATGCCGTTTAACGCTCAGGTAGATCCCGTTAATGGCATCGTAACGTTGCTTGTCATCCATCATAAAAAAGTCGTCTTTGACAATGATGTTCAGGATTGAAGTGACCAGAGATTTGCTGTCATCCAAAATGATATCAAAGCTTTGGACAATAGCTGCTGCCTGCTGGGTTGTAAAATTGCCATCCTGGACAAGTAGGGGGACTTTGTCTGTATAGATTGTAATGATCTTTTGCAGGATGTCTTTGGTTTCCTGTATCCGTTTGTAATCCTTGATCAGATAGGATACTTTCTGCAGGCTTTCCAGCATTTCCTTATCGATGCCCAGGATTTCACCTGTAAGTCCTTTAATATCCCCGTTCAAGGCTTTTATCAGGACATTGTACAGGTTGATTTTTGACAAAATCCCTTCTTCCTGTACCCAGAGGGCTTCCCTCTGTATCCCGGCCCCCACATCAGTTACCGGAGTTTGGGCATTGCTTGTGTTTATAGTCAGGGTTAAAAGAATGGCAAATGAGAGAATAATTTTTTTCTTCATGATAGTACTTTTTAATGGTTTTACATTTGTTTTAAAATCTCCAGGATAGATCGGTCACCGGTTAGTTGTTCCAATATCTTCTCCTTTTCTTTTTGTTCAGTGGTGTAGCAGTAATACTCAGGTTTGCTGACTTCCAGGGCAAAGACCCTAGAGTAT
This genomic interval carries:
- the traK gene encoding conjugative transposon protein TraK; protein product: MHKQFDIQRKFRFIVYVLVLVSLSLMVVSSYIFHESVQLVELSKQKIYVLDNGKSLLVALREDISENRDAEARDHVKRFHELFFTLEPDKTYIENNVREALYLADRSAMEQYEAFKENNLYNQVIASDISTTLQTDSIKLDFSSYPYRFTFIGKQKIVRKSNITIRSLRTSGYLRNISRTDNNPHGFLMENWRIDENQDLETIKRKSF